DNA sequence from the Nocardioides jiangxiensis genome:
GTGGCTGCAGGCCTATGTGACCGCCGACCGCGACGACTGCCTGCCGATGCTCGAGGCGGCAGTCGCAGCGGGTGCGCGCGCCGTCGTGCTCACCGCCGACCTTCCCTTCCCCGGCACGAAGCACGACGTCGGTGACGACGACTTCGCCGACGTCGACCTCTCCTGGCACCGCGCGAACTACGACGGGCGGGCCCGCCGGACCCAACGGGGCGAGTGGGCGGCTGACCTTTCGGCGGCCGACATCGCGTGGCTGGGGGAGCAGACCGGCCTCCCGGTCGTGGTCAAGGGGGTGCTGCACCCCGTCGATGCCGAGCTCTGCGTCGACGCCGGTGCCTCCGCAGTCTGGGTGAGCAACCACGGCGGGCGACAGCTGGACCGTGCGGCGACGACGGCGGCCCTCCTCCCCGCGGTCGCCCGCTGCATCTCGGGTCGGGTGCCCCTGTACGTCGACGGCGGCGTGCGCGGCGGGGCCGACGTCCTGTCCGCGCTGTCCCTCGGGGCGGATGCCGTCTTCCTCGGTCGCCTTCCGCTCCTGGGGCTGGCGGCCGGCGGAGAGGAGCTACTGCGGCGGATCTTGCAGACGATCGAGTCCGAGCTGAGCGAGTACATGCGGCTCGCCGGGGCCCGGAACACGGCCGAAACCCGCGATCTGAGCGCCGAAATCGGCCAATTCCGCCTCTGACCTGCGGAAACGTCTGATGTGGCCGCGGTCACGCTGACCCGATTTGCAACACCGTCGAAACACCGTCTAATGTTTCACCT
Encoded proteins:
- a CDS encoding alpha-hydroxy-acid oxidizing protein, which translates into the protein MTKALPGGWQDDVLARAEERLPRSVWRYVMATAGEGLTDRENAAAWRRVRLVPRVLRDVRSLELGVHLHGDDYRLPFGIAPTSLQRAADPEGELAMARAAAAAGVPHVVSSNAGHRFADIAAAGGPWWLQAYVTADRDDCLPMLEAAVAAGARAVVLTADLPFPGTKHDVGDDDFADVDLSWHRANYDGRARRTQRGEWAADLSAADIAWLGEQTGLPVVVKGVLHPVDAELCVDAGASAVWVSNHGGRQLDRAATTAALLPAVARCISGRVPLYVDGGVRGGADVLSALSLGADAVFLGRLPLLGLAAGGEELLRRILQTIESELSEYMRLAGARNTAETRDLSAEIGQFRL